From the Cryptomeria japonica chromosome 2, Sugi_1.0, whole genome shotgun sequence genome, one window contains:
- the LOC131064453 gene encoding uncharacterized protein LOC131064453: MVMAESGFCGISSHNTVSRLRISSIHTSKTGALPYHSSGRVPTAHFPSFRHGRNANEKSSKVRTSSSKGWKYTYLHASAPLFAGECGSSRIFLPTIVKPGRIVMSQQAAKEDKNVYTGYPPMQKKPRWWWRVLTCFPYLISFHITWLVLYSILHWWLPGCSFHFFLPSRSASFVPSEDGSPEVQAPSEEAPRRLLCFTALKLIYLLKRKGKFKCSLLHSCWDVKPNGHNHSFSETLSMKVLYDYINTRVQSMLDVLYLHY; the protein is encoded by the exons ATGGTAATGGCTGAGAGTGGATTCTGTGGCATCTCTTCTCACAACACAGTTAGCAGATTGAGGATATCTTCAATCCACACAAGTAAGACAGGGGCGCTACCTTATCATTCTTCTGGCCGTGTACCCACTGCACACTTTCCTTCATTCAGGCATGGTCGCAATGCAAATGAAAAGTCCTCTAAAGTTAGGACATCCTCTTCTAAAG GGTGGAAATACACCTATTTGCATGCTTCTGCACCATTATTTGCAGGAGAGTGTGGAAGTTCAAGAATTTTTTTACCAACCATTGTAAAACCTGGCAGGATAGTTATGAGCCAACAAGCAGCAAAGGAGGACAAGAACGTATATACAGGGTACCCTCCAATGCAAAAGAAACCAAGGTGGTGGTGGAGAGTGTTAACATGCTTTCCTTATCTGATATCTTTTCAT ATTACCTGGCTGGTTCTTTACAGCATACTTCATTGGTGGTTACCTGGGTGTT CTTTTCATTTCTTTTTACCGTCACGCTCTGCATCATTTGTGCCCTCAGAGGATG GTTCACCTGAAGTTCAAGCACCTTCCGAGGAGGCACCACGCCGTCTTCTCTGTTTTACTGCACTGAAACTAATCTATTTACTGAAAAGGAAAGGGAAATTTAAATGTTCACTTCTTCACTcctgttgggatgtgaagcccaacggtcacaatCATTCGTTTTCTGAGACTCTTTCTATGAAGGTTCTATATGATTATATAAATACACGAGTACAGTCCATGCTTGATGTGTTGTATTTGCATTATTGA